Below is a window of Aeromonas veronii DNA.
GCGGTTATAACCTGCAAGGTTATATTTGTGATTTATTGCACAAAATAACAACGCCCGATTTCGGGCGTTTTATTTGGTCAGGTGGTCGAGCATGGCTTGCTCGATGCGGTCGAGGTCGCCCTTGGCGAGGCCGAGCAGTTCGCGGGCGGGGTATTGGATGGTCTGGCCCTTGATGCGCTCGCGCAGGCCGAAGTGGTGGGTGGTGGCCAGCCTGTTGGCGCTGCCGACAAAGGCTAGGCTAACCTCGTTGGGGCTGGCGGTGGCCTTGAGCCAGCGGGCGCTGATGAGTTTGCCGAACATCTTGCGGCGCAACGCGCCCCGGCGGCCCTTGATGGCTTGGCGCGGTTTGCGCGGGGCCATGGGGGTGCCGTCTGGCTGGAGGTTGGCGCGGATGCGCTCGGCCTGCGTCGCGCGCAGGGTGCGGGCCAGCTCGGCGGCCAGCTTGCGGCGACCGGCCGCGCTGAGGCTGGCGGCCAGTGCCTGGGCTTCGAGGCCGAGTTGCGTCAGCTGATCTTCGGCCATGTGTCCCCCGGCGCGGGCGGCCATGGCTGAGGCTGGTCATTGATAAACAGCTCCCAGGTCATGCCGTCGTAGGGATCTTCTGGCGGCTCTTGCAGGTGCTCCCAGCGCATGCCGGTTTCGTCTTTCGTGACGCGCACCCGCTCGGTGAGCGGCACGGTGATCAGCATATCGACCAGATCCCGCGCCAGATATTCGACCTCGATGGTCACGGCGTTGTCGCGGCGATCCGGATTGGTGAACAGCTCAGGCTGGTATTGGCGCAGCCAGAGCAGCAGCGGCACCATCACGGCATCAGGATGGCCGGCGAAGTCGATGACGCCGATCTGCAATTCGTATTGCCATTCAAACGACATGCTGGCGGCGCCGGTGGCGACGGCGTTGCCCTTGTTGATGACCAGGGTCAGGCGCTCGCGGTTTTTGTTGAGCTCTGGCAGGCATTGATAGAGCACGTCGCGGATCTGCTGCGGTTTATTCATGGTTGGTTCCTGACGGCATCATAGGCGCGCTGGCAGGCGATGCCTGCGGCGATGGCTCGATCAGCCAGTGCTGCCAGTTCACCCGCTCGACGGTCAGCGCGGCCGAGCACGTCGGCGAGCAGAACGGCGGCTGGCTGGGTTGTCTGGCCGCTGGCGGCAGTGGTGGCAGTTGGGCATTGGCGACCGGCGCGGCGGGCCAGTTCGCGGGCGGTGCGCTGCAGGCGGTCAGACTCATCAGCAGCAGCAGCGGCATCAGCCAGCGCGGCATCGAGGCGTAGTTGTCCATCATGTTGGATGCTCTCCAGTTGTTCCTGATAGCGGTGTTCGATCTGGCGCTGGCGCTCGCTGGCGTCAGCCAGTGCCTGGGCGTGGCTGGCGAGTTGGCGATCCCATTTGCTTTGCCATGCGGCTTCGGTGGCGGCTGCGCCTTTTCGATAGCCATCGGCGTGCAGGCTCTTGATCATCAGCGACAGCGCCAAAGCGGCCAGCATGATGGCGAGCCACTTGCCCCAGCGGCCGGTCAGCAGGCTAATCCACATGGCTCACCTCGTCGGGATAGATGACTGCAAAGTGGCGATGGGCGGCGGCGAGGCGCTGGTCATAGCGGTTGTCGGCATAGGCCGGGCCGTTGTAGCGGCGGGCCACTTCTTTCCAATTGCCTGCCTGCAGGGCGGCCAGCAGTTTGGCATCGCGGCCGATAAACCCGACGACCGCGGCGAGTTGATCCGCCTCGCTCTGGCACATGGCGGCCCGCCATGCTTCGGCATCGGCCATGCCATTGGCCTGCCAGTGATAGCCCATCACTTGAAACATGCCCCAGCTTGCCGATTCGATGGCGGCGGCGCGGTGCAGCCCCATGGCCATGGTCAGGCGTTGCCATTCGCCAGCCCCACCGACGTAGCCACCGCGCTGCGGGTTGCACAGCTGCGGATAAGCGGCGGCCAGCGCATCGGCCTTGGCTTGGCCGAGGTGCGCGGCGATCTGGCGATGGAACACGTGGCGTTCGAACAGCACGACGGGGCGACCGGCTGAGTCAAAGCCCTCACCGGCGCTTTCAACATCGGCAAAGGCGGCCAACTTGGCAACCGATACCCCCAGCTGGGCGGCGGCCGCGCGCAGGTGGGTGATGGTGAGCTGTTTATCCGAGGCGGCGCCGAGCAGGCTGGCGAGGGTGCGCTGGCCTGCGGTGCCGGTCATGGTGATGAGGTGATCGCGCTGATAGTCGAGCAGGGCGGCGCGGGTTTTATCGCCAAACCAGCCGTCCGGGTTGGCGGGGTAGCCGGCGGCGGTGAGGCGCTGTTGCAGCAGGGTTACGTCACTGCCGACAGCGCCGAGGGTCAGGGTGCGGGTCATGGTAAATCCCTCCGGTATACATCCCAGGCGGTAGTGGTGCGCGCGCGGCCTTTGCGCTTGGGCAGCAGGCGAGCGGTACTGCCGCCTGCATCGCACAGGGCGACCAGCACCACGGCGGCGAGCAGCACGGACGAGGCATCTGGCGGCGGCAGGCTGCCCAGCAGGGCGCGCAGCGGCACCGACCCGGCGGCGACGGCCATCAGGTAGGCGAGCAGGGTGGGCAGCAGGCGGTAGCGGTCACCGCCGCGGCGGTAGGTCATCAGGCGCAGGCTGATGAGGGCCATCAGCAGGGCGTAGGCAATGAGCATGATCACCCCCTCCGGCGCAGCAGGTTGAGCAGATCATCCGGCGATTTGCGCAGGACAAACTGCAGCAGCCGGACGGTGATGGCCGAGGCAACCAGCGCCCCCACGGCGCGCGGCACGGCGAGCGATTCCGGGGTGATGGTGCCGAGCAGGGCGGCGCAGAACCCGGCGCCATGCAGCCCGACCATGAACGCCGCGACGAACAGGGCGAGACGGCGCAGGATGCCAAGCTCCTCGGTGGTGCAGATCCAGATCAGGGCGCCCGCGAAGGCGCCCATGACGACATCGGCATCGAGGCCGGGGAGCAGCGACAAGACGGCCAGCCCGGTGACGGTGCTGGCGGCGGTGCCGCTCGAGATGGGTTCAGGCAATTGATCCTCCGGTGCGTTGGCGTTGTATCAGGTCAGATTCGGTTTGGCATTCGATGCAGCGTTCGCAGCCGCGCACGGCCTCGCGGCGGGCCTGCGGGATGACGTTGTCACAGTCGATGCAGCGCAAGGGGCCGGTGCCGCTGATGCGGGCGGCGTGCACCTTGGCGGCGATGCGCAGGTCGTTGATGGCGTCTATGCGTTCGAGTTCGTCGTCAAGGCGGCTCATATCAGTCCCACAGGTTGATCTGCGTGACGGCTGCCTGGGTGGGCGCGTCTGGCAGGGTGACAAGGGTGCCGATGGGCAGCACTGGCCCCAGCTCGGCAAGGCGCGGATTCAGCGCCAGCACCTGTTCGGTGATGCCGGCGGTGTAGCCGTAATAGCGATGGAGCAACAGGTCGAGGGTGTCGCCCTGGATGGCGCGCAGCTGCATCAGATCAGCTCCACTGTCGTGTGGCTGACGCCGAGGATGTCGCGGATCGCGAAACGGGCATCGCGGTAGAGATCATCGGCCGTCAAATCTTTGGCGCTGGCATCTTTGACCGCCTCGGCGGTGGCCGCGCTGTCGAGATAGCGCTCGTACAGGCTGGCGCGGGCGTAGCTGTAGACGGCGCGCCGATACCAGA
It encodes the following:
- a CDS encoding phage virion morphogenesis protein, which gives rise to MAEDQLTQLGLEAQALAASLSAAGRRKLAAELARTLRATQAERIRANLQPDGTPMAPRKPRQAIKGRRGALRRKMFGKLISARWLKATASPNEVSLAFVGSANRLATTHHFGLRERIKGQTIQYPARELLGLAKGDLDRIEQAMLDHLTK
- a CDS encoding phage tail protein, with the protein product MNKPQQIRDVLYQCLPELNKNRERLTLVINKGNAVATGAASMSFEWQYELQIGVIDFAGHPDAVMVPLLLWLRQYQPELFTNPDRRDNAVTIEVEYLARDLVDMLITVPLTERVRVTKDETGMRWEHLQEPPEDPYDGMTWELFINDQPQPWPPAPGDTWPKIS
- a CDS encoding DUF2514 domain-containing protein, coding for MWISLLTGRWGKWLAIMLAALALSLMIKSLHADGYRKGAAATEAAWQSKWDRQLASHAQALADASERQRQIEHRYQEQLESIQHDGQLRLDAALADAAAAADESDRLQRTARELARRAGRQCPTATTAASGQTTQPAAVLLADVLGRADRRAGELAALADRAIAAGIACQRAYDAVRNQP
- a CDS encoding N-acetylmuramidase family protein; the protein is MTRTLTLGAVGSDVTLLQQRLTAAGYPANPDGWFGDKTRAALLDYQRDHLITMTGTAGQRTLASLLGAASDKQLTITHLRAAAAQLGVSVAKLAAFADVESAGEGFDSAGRPVVLFERHVFHRQIAAHLGQAKADALAAAYPQLCNPQRGGYVGGAGEWQRLTMAMGLHRAAAIESASWGMFQVMGYHWQANGMADAEAWRAAMCQSEADQLAAVVGFIGRDAKLLAALQAGNWKEVARRYNGPAYADNRYDQRLAAAHRHFAVIYPDEVSHVD
- a CDS encoding phage holin family protein, coding for MLIAYALLMALISLRLMTYRRGGDRYRLLPTLLAYLMAVAAGSVPLRALLGSLPPPDASSVLLAAVVLVALCDAGGSTARLLPKRKGRARTTTAWDVYRRDLP
- a CDS encoding phage holin family protein; this translates as MPEPISSGTAASTVTGLAVLSLLPGLDADVVMGAFAGALIWICTTEELGILRRLALFVAAFMVGLHGAGFCAALLGTITPESLAVPRAVGALVASAITVRLLQFVLRKSPDDLLNLLRRRG
- a CDS encoding TraR/DksA C4-type zinc finger protein, encoding MSRLDDELERIDAINDLRIAAKVHAARISGTGPLRCIDCDNVIPQARREAVRGCERCIECQTESDLIQRQRTGGSIA
- a CDS encoding tail protein X translates to MQLRAIQGDTLDLLLHRYYGYTAGITEQVLALNPRLAELGPVLPIGTLVTLPDAPTQAAVTQINLWD